A section of the Oreochromis aureus strain Israel breed Guangdong linkage group 22, ZZ_aureus, whole genome shotgun sequence genome encodes:
- the LOC116321781 gene encoding uncharacterized protein LOC116321781 isoform X2 produces MLWNSGRACGAGLGILLIFLVQAEHVCCSWATQTYSPQMRNGNRYVGFPQQDGRLRRLDGSYSQDQIRQAFISPRVAHSSSLSTGTTVNRGYSEGLSASSYEQTASEPARNLVRLSAVAGRNSLNRLGENQNSLPDSRKEMTWPFQRGTLQTSKAGSSSSASLQTLTGSSSFKPASFQKPASAVVRGQTSASAPAKRVTQHKSEPLGISRDFAVHGFGETWLPVNTGNTQIGYMPSSTSNMMVSYKPSYTFTDQRPTSSNPQAPWGIRNPAQELHSLPAYGSNTVGNLAQRFAPTRIYEVPEHFGGYAIRRLGDEEVDQVPQTTTPPPQQMEYLNPSKSEHPYAKWMRIKLRPRY; encoded by the exons ATGCTTTGGAACTCTGGAAGGGCTTGTGGAGCTGGTTTGGG GATATTGCTGATTTTCTTAGTTCAAGCAGAGCATGTGTGCTGTTCATGGGCTACACAAA CATATAGCCCCCAGATGCgcaacggtaacagatatgttGGCTTTCCACAGCAAGATGGTAGACTAAGAAGACTGGATGGCAGCTATTCCCAGGATCAAATCAGACAGGCCTTCATTTCTCCACGTGTAGCTCACAGCAGTAGCCTCAGCACAGGGACTACAGTTAACAGAGGCTATAGTGAAGGGCTTTCTGCTAGCAGCTATGAACAGACTGCTTCAGAACCAGCCCGAAACTTGGTAAG ACTTTCTGCTGTTGCAGGTAGGAACTCGCTGAATAGACTTGGTGAAAACCAGAACAGCCTTCCTGATAGCAGAAAGGAAATGACTTGGCCATTTCAGCGTGGTACACTCCAAACTAGCAAGGCTGGATCCAGCAGCTCTGCGTCTCTTCAAACTCTTACAGGAAGCTCCTCTTTTAAACCAGCCTCTTTCCAGAAACCCGCCAGTGCTGTTGTACGGGGGCAAACATCAGCAAGCGCTCCTGCAAAACGGGTCACTCAACATAAGTCTGAACCTTTGGGTATCTCTAGAGACTTCGCTGTCCATGGATTTGGGGAGACATGGCTTCCTGTGAATACTGGAAACACCCAAATAGGCTACATGCCATCTTCCACTTCGAACATGATGGTGAGCTACAAACCCAGCTACACCTTCACAGACCAGAGGCCCACCAGTAGCAACCCTCAAGCACCATGGGGAATCAGGAATCCAGCTCAGGAACTTCATAGTCTGCCTGCCTATGGAAGTAACACGGTGGGAAATTTGGCTCAACGCTTTGCTCCAACCAGGATCTATGAGGTCCCTGAACACTTTGGAGGCTATGCTATCAGACGGCTTGGTGACGAAGAGGTTGACCAGGTGCCACAAACTACCACACCTCCCCCACAGCAGATGGAATATCTCAACCCAAGCAAATCTGAGCATCCGTATGCCAAATGGATGAGAATCAAGTTGCGTCCAAGATACTAG
- the LOC116321781 gene encoding uncharacterized protein LOC116321781 isoform X1, with amino-acid sequence MLWNSGRACGAGLGILLIFLVQAEHVCCSWATQTYSPQMRNGNRYVGFPQQDGRLRRLDGSYSQDQIRQAFISPRVAHSSSLSTGTTVNRGYSEGLSASSYEQTASEPARNLVRLVQSSLMTKPNWYTNVKSVNSQEVPNRSPFRLSAVAGRNSLNRLGENQNSLPDSRKEMTWPFQRGTLQTSKAGSSSSASLQTLTGSSSFKPASFQKPASAVVRGQTSASAPAKRVTQHKSEPLGISRDFAVHGFGETWLPVNTGNTQIGYMPSSTSNMMVSYKPSYTFTDQRPTSSNPQAPWGIRNPAQELHSLPAYGSNTVGNLAQRFAPTRIYEVPEHFGGYAIRRLGDEEVDQVPQTTTPPPQQMEYLNPSKSEHPYAKWMRIKLRPRY; translated from the exons ATGCTTTGGAACTCTGGAAGGGCTTGTGGAGCTGGTTTGGG GATATTGCTGATTTTCTTAGTTCAAGCAGAGCATGTGTGCTGTTCATGGGCTACACAAA CATATAGCCCCCAGATGCgcaacggtaacagatatgttGGCTTTCCACAGCAAGATGGTAGACTAAGAAGACTGGATGGCAGCTATTCCCAGGATCAAATCAGACAGGCCTTCATTTCTCCACGTGTAGCTCACAGCAGTAGCCTCAGCACAGGGACTACAGTTAACAGAGGCTATAGTGAAGGGCTTTCTGCTAGCAGCTATGAACAGACTGCTTCAGAACCAGCCCGAAACTTGGTAAGGTTAGTACAGAGCAGCTTGATGACAAAACCTAACTGGTACACAAATGTGAAGAGCGTTAATTCTCAAGAGGTGCCAAACCGCTCCCCTTTTAGACTTTCTGCTGTTGCAGGTAGGAACTCGCTGAATAGACTTGGTGAAAACCAGAACAGCCTTCCTGATAGCAGAAAGGAAATGACTTGGCCATTTCAGCGTGGTACACTCCAAACTAGCAAGGCTGGATCCAGCAGCTCTGCGTCTCTTCAAACTCTTACAGGAAGCTCCTCTTTTAAACCAGCCTCTTTCCAGAAACCCGCCAGTGCTGTTGTACGGGGGCAAACATCAGCAAGCGCTCCTGCAAAACGGGTCACTCAACATAAGTCTGAACCTTTGGGTATCTCTAGAGACTTCGCTGTCCATGGATTTGGGGAGACATGGCTTCCTGTGAATACTGGAAACACCCAAATAGGCTACATGCCATCTTCCACTTCGAACATGATGGTGAGCTACAAACCCAGCTACACCTTCACAGACCAGAGGCCCACCAGTAGCAACCCTCAAGCACCATGGGGAATCAGGAATCCAGCTCAGGAACTTCATAGTCTGCCTGCCTATGGAAGTAACACGGTGGGAAATTTGGCTCAACGCTTTGCTCCAACCAGGATCTATGAGGTCCCTGAACACTTTGGAGGCTATGCTATCAGACGGCTTGGTGACGAAGAGGTTGACCAGGTGCCACAAACTACCACACCTCCCCCACAGCAGATGGAATATCTCAACCCAAGCAAATCTGAGCATCCGTATGCCAAATGGATGAGAATCAAGTTGCGTCCAAGATACTAG